Below is a window of Pseudomonas marvdashtae DNA.
GCCGGCGAGCGCCTGCACAAATTGGTGGTGTGCAACACCGCCGCCAAGATTGGCGACCCGTCGGTGTGGAACCCGCGCATCGAAACCGTATTGCGCGATGGCAAGGCCGCGATGGTGGCCTTGCGTGATGCGTCGATTGCCCGTTGGTTCACGCCTGATTTTGCCGAGGCCCATCCGGACAAGGCCAAGAAAATCACCGACATGCTTGCCGCGACGTCGCCTCAGGGTTACGCCGCCAACTGTGCCGCCGTGCGCGATGCCGATTTCCGCGAGCAGTTGTCTGCGATTCGCGTGCCGCTGCTGGTGATCGCCGGCACTGAAGATGCGGTGACGCCGCCGTCGGGTGGGCACTTTATCCAAGACCGGGTCAGTGGCGCCGAGTACGCCGAGTTCCATGCCGCGCACCTGTCCAACGTCCAGGCCGGCGCGGCGTTCAGCGCGCGGGTCGTGGATTTCCTGATTGATTCTGGGCGTGCCTGAGGAGTTTTTTGTGGACGAGAAACAACGTTACGACGAAGGCATGCAAGTACGCCGCGCGGTGCTGGGCGATGCCCACGTCGATCGCAGCCTTGATGCCCTGACTGAATTCAACAGCGAATTCCAGGAAATGATCACCCGCCACGCCTGGGGCGACATCTGGACCCGCCCGGGCTTACCGCGTCATACCCGCAGCCTGATCACCATCGCCATGTTGATCGGCATGAACCGCAACGAGGAACTCAAGCTGCACCTGCGCGCCGCCGCC
It encodes the following:
- the pcaD gene encoding 3-oxoadipate enol-lactonase — its product is MGLVKLAEGELNYCFDERRLDGPQDAPVLVLSNSLGTDLHMWDEQIPAFSEHFRVLRFDTRGHGQSLVTEGPYSIEQLGRDVLAMLDQLNIDKAHFCGLSMGGLIGQWLGINAGERLHKLVVCNTAAKIGDPSVWNPRIETVLRDGKAAMVALRDASIARWFTPDFAEAHPDKAKKITDMLAATSPQGYAANCAAVRDADFREQLSAIRVPLLVIAGTEDAVTPPSGGHFIQDRVSGAEYAEFHAAHLSNVQAGAAFSARVVDFLIDSGRA
- the pcaC gene encoding 4-carboxymuconolactone decarboxylase, with product MDEKQRYDEGMQVRRAVLGDAHVDRSLDALTEFNSEFQEMITRHAWGDIWTRPGLPRHTRSLITIAMLIGMNRNEELKLHLRAAANNGVSRSEIKEVIMQSAIYCGIPAANATFHLAESVWDELGVESRG